TCTCAGATGTCCACCGGGTCTTTCCCTTAACTAGAGCCCCGAAGCAGAACCTTCCAGAAGAGAACCCCTTGAATCTGCCAGCGTTGTTCTTCCTGTTTGAGCTCTTTGATGAAGCCTCGGCCTCACCGACGTTTAAATGGATGAACCGCTACGGGCCGGGTTCGGGTCCTGCTGTCTGAGTAAACATGGACTCAGATGAACCGCTACGGGCCAACGAGGACCGGGTTCGTCCTCTGACCCGGGTCCGGGTCCTGGTAtagagaagccccccccccctcattgaaGGATGAGTATTCACCCGgacctcctccgtctcctccgtgTCTGTCCTCCCtttgctcctctgctccctccATCATTGGGTGGAGCCTGTCGAACGGAACCGCCTCCTCCTGAAACCAGCCAATCACTGAATCCATCATATTTATGGCTGTAATGTGACCAAACTGGGTCAAACTTGATGTTAGCAGCGCTACCATAGCTACCCGGTTCCAAAGAGTCTCATGACCGGTGGAGGCGGGACTTTCTGAACGCTGTTTATCGAGGACGCTCTTTCTGTGTTGAGTGCTTTATTTTAATTAGACCGGGGCCtgctgtgacctctgaccccgcctCCTGACTCCTGAAGGGAAACAGATGACAGCCAGACAGGGCCTGTCTTTGGCTGGCTGGTCTCCTAGGTAACCGTTACGTTTCCTGATTCTTACACAGAAAAGACAATGATCGATGCTtgctgttgtcatggaaacagcaACAAGCCCCTGGTGTCtgcgtagggggggggggggggtatccacGCAGACCCTCCATGGACACGCCCTCGGCAGGTGAAGTGTGACGTCGCTGCCCCCTGATAATGTTTGCTTAAGGATATCCATATATGGGCATGTTTCCTGTACCTCTGGTCTGgtctgaagcagagagagaagagaagaactAAATGGAGCAGAACCCGACAGAGTTTCATTTcacccgccccgcccctcgccccGCCCCCCGTGACTCCCGGTTGGAGCAGCATCCTCCCGACTCGCGCACACCGCGGGTTGCTCTCCACCGTTTTTGTCcaccatcctcatcatcctcatcatcaccaccgGCAGAGAGCAGCTCTCCGTGCGCTAAAAAGTTGAGGACGTTCCGGTCTGTTGGCACCGGAGGAGCGCGTCTCCGCCCCGGATAAACCACCTGACCCGGGTTTCATCCCGGGGCTCCGTGGAAACGGACCCGGTGTCCCTGCGGGGATTTACGGTGCGCGTCACGGCTCGGTGTTTCCACGCTGGAACCGACCTGTGACGCGTTAACCGTTAACGGGACCCCGCAGATCGCTCTGAACGGATTCTCGGCTCCGACGCGGATCAATAACGGATTATTTGACACCCAAATCTGATGACGCGTTTCTGTCGGTAGCGCAACGGACAGTCCCGGTTGGACCCGTCACCGGAACACACCAAGAAGAACCGGCTCCGACCCGGGTCTGACCCGGATCCGAACGGGCGCGAGAGGAGAAGTCACCGGAAGACCGGAGCTGATCCGGATCCCAACAATCGATTGAAACTTCTAAACCGGATCTGACGGGTAACaatcaccgcccccccccccccccccccccgccgtcctCTGTTTGATCCACGGGAAAAACTAATCTCCCGGTGAGGGAGtgactgatcccccccccccaccggaaaGCCGAATCCTTTTCATCTCTTTTTGACTAAAAACAGAACTTTTAAATGTCTAGTttggaggcggggcctcagCGGGATGTAATCAAAATAATCTGTAACGCTGAatggtctccatggtaacaacaTCCCATAAatagtaaccccccccccccccccccttccgatGCTACCTAGCTGATTAGCTTTGACAGTCTCTGTATCGCCACATCTTCAGCAGCATCAAAACCAAAGAACACGACCATCTACGGTCCAGCGGGGtccgggtcagaggtcaggattCTAAAAATAGAACCAGGGAGCTGCAGGACAGACGGACGGCGAGGGAGACTCTTTAACGCCGAGGGGGACTCTTTAACGGCGAGGGAGACTCTCTAACGGCGAGGGGGACTCTTTAACGGCGAGGGAGACTCTTTAACGGCGAGGGAGACTCTCTAACGGCGAGGGAGACTCTCTAACGGCGAGGGGGACTCTTTAACGGCGAGGGAGACTCTCTAACGGCGAGGGAGACTCTCTAACGGCGAGGGAAACTCTTTAACGGCGAGGGGGACTCTAACGGCGAGGGGGACTCTTTAACAGCGAGGGAGACTCTCTAACGGCGAGGGAGACTCTCTAACGGCGAGGGGGACTCTTTAACGGCGAGGGAGACTCTTTAACGGCGAGGGGGACTCTTTAACGGCGAGGGAGACTCTTTAACGGCGAGGGAGACTCCCTGACGGCGAGGGGGACTCTAACGGCGAGGGGGACTCTTTAACAGCGAGGGAGACTCTCTAACGGCGAGGGAGACTCTTTAACGGCGAGCCGGATCCTGATCCGACCACCACAGAGCTAAACGACCGCAGCCCCGGCGCCATGCGTAACAGCCGCAGCCTCTCGGACCAGTGGGCGGAGTCTGTGGCGGTCCGACCTCGAACCACGGAGCGCCGCATCACGGTGCACAAGCGGCTGATGCTGGCCTTCGCCCtgtccatcctcatcctcatcatcgtcaCGGCGGTGGCCGTCGCGCTCGGCGTCCGCTCCGAGGAATGCGGCGGGCCGACCGGAGAGCCGCGCCCACGGAGCGGCGTCGGGTCCAAGTCGAACGGGAGCCGGGGCGACGAGGAGGCGGGGCAACCCTGGAGGAGCTCGCGGCTGCCGGCGTTGGTGAGACCTCGCCACTACGACCTGCAGCTCGCCGTCCACATGGACAACTTCACCTTCTCCGGAGACGTGAGCATCGAGCTGGAGGCCGGGAATGCCACCAGAGTCATCGTGCTGCACGCCGACCGGCTCGAGGTACGGCGGATTAGCACGATGCTAACGGGTCGCCAGCGTCGGGGATCGTCCTCTGGGAACCATGACGATCCAGACTTCAGAGCATTGAAGCTATTAGCGATAGCATCTTGCTACTCACCTCAGCGGGTTGTTaacgttagcgttagcattgaAGCTATTAGCGATAGCATCCTGCTACAGATTCACCTtgtcgtcctcgtcctcccaTCAGGTGAACCGGGTGTCCGTCATGGCAGAGGGCGGTGCCGCCGGGCGTGGCTCTAGCAGGCCCGGGGGCGGAGCCATGCGGATCCACCGTCACTTCCCGTACCCGGCCAATCAGATGTACGTGGTGGTTCTGCACCGCGAGCTGAAGCCAACGAGAGTTTACCGGCTGAACGTGAGCTTTGACGCCGCCATCGAGGACGAGCTGCTGGGATTCTACAGGAGCTCCTACATCGAGCAGGGGGAGAgacggtacacacacacacacacacacacacccagggacacacacacacggacacacacgcacagacacacacacacacacacacacacggacacacacacacagacacacacacacacgcacacacacacagggacacacacacacacacacacacacacacagggacacacacacacacacacacacacagacacaacattCTGGGAGGGGTTGTTGTGCTGACACCAGTTTGAGGGAagccacctcccccccccccccccccccggtcttgATCCGATGACTGTGATGTCATTGGCGGATGTGATAATGCTGgtgttgttggggggggggggggggcatgaggcaTGTGAAAATCATGGGACTCAGCACGCAGCCCTGAGCTCCGCCTCTTCGAAACGTCCGGCCCAATCGATCGACCCCCAGGTCAGGTGACAGACTTTAACCTTTTACGAGTTCGGGAGGAAACTGAGCTTCTGCTGCGATGGTTTAataagctccgccccccagcgTCACCGCCActaatcctcttcctcttcctcttcctcccagctTCCTGGCGGTGACTCAGTTCAGCCCGACCCACGCCCGGAAGGCCTTCCCCTGCTTCGACGAGCCAGCCTACAAGGCCACGTTCTCGCTGAGCCTCGGCCACGCCCCCCAGTACACCGCGCTGTCCAACATGCCCGCCCACAGCTCGCTGTCGGACGAGGACGGCTGGACGACCGACCGCTTCGCCCGGACGCCGCGCATGTCCACGTACTACCTGGCCTGGGCCGTCTGCAACTTCACCTACAGGGAGACGCAGACGGCCGGCGGCGTGACGGTGAGTCCAGGGCGAGTCCagggcgccggcgccggcaCACGGGGAGGAAGTACCTTTAAATGAACGCGGACGGCCGGACGCCGCTTCCCTTCCCCTCGACCCGCCTGATTGCTCGGCCTGgttccgtctctctctccgtAGGTCCGGCTGTTTGCACGCCCGGACGCCGTCTCCGGCGGCGCCGGCGACTACGCGCTCCACATCACCAAGAGGCTGCTGGAGTTCTACGGGGACTACTTCAAGGTCCCGTACTCTCTGCCCAAGCTCGGTGaggctgctggttctgctggttctgctggttgggttctggtcctgctggttctgctggttgggttctggttctgcgggttgggttctggttctgctggttctgctggttgggttctggttctggttctgctggttctgctggtcctgctggttgggttctggttctgcggGTTGGGTTCTGGTTCCGTCCCGTCTTCACTCTTCCTCCCGGTCCGTCTCCTTCTGCCTTGATGATTTAGTTTTAAACTTCCGCCCCGTCCGGATCGGTTTTCCGGATCGGAACGCTGCCTTTCCGTTTCCGTCTCCGAGCTCGCGGAGCCGATGTGACGGGTTTCTCCTCTCGGCTCCGCCTCTTCATCACAACAGAACTGCCTTCAGTCAAAGGTTCGGATCGTTCTCTGCTCCAATCAGATTTACTTCCTGTACCGGATCTTGACGATGACGAGCAGAAATCAGGATCGAAGAAGCTGGAATCCGGATTCACCAGACGGACCCCCTCCTAAAACCGGTCACTTCCAGAACCCTGATCCTCAGACCGGACCTCAAGGGACTGAACTGATGGTGGCTGGATTTAGATCCTGGTACTGGTGCTACTGGTCCAAACCTTGTGGTCCCGGTATTACCAGAACTGATCCAAGAGGCAACATTCTGGGCCAGGACCGGGCCAGGACCGGCCCATGTTGTGGCCCCGGACCGGGCCTAGGGTTCTGAGTCCTAGTGGAGCGCCGGGACTCAGAACCAACGGTTTCCTGAGCGGCGCCGGACCCAGATGGACAGAGTCAGGGAGGCTACCGGGTCAAAGGGCCGCCCCCCCAGAcaccaagccccgcccccagctcCCGCACTGAAGTTTGAAAAATCAAATCAGCTTTGAATTCCAGTGTGAACCATAAAGagagtaaagtgtgtgtgtgcgtgcgtgcgtgcgtgtgtgtgtgtgtgtgcgtggtccCAGAGCCTCCGGGCTCCATCTGCTGTCAGAGCATCGTCTCCCCCGAGagtggggggcggagctttaaAGGAATCGCCGCGATCAGAAGTCGTCCGATCCGATTGGCCCTCCAGAGGGGCGCCTCCCTCCCAGTGGTCGACTGCAGCATCGCCATGGTGACCAGGATAGCCTGTTTTCACCTTTGACCTGTGGATGAACGTTCAGGCGATCAGAATGACGGTATCAACGATTCAGAACCGGAACGAGAGGCGTTCAGCAGCGCTAACCAGCTAGCTAGCGGCGGCTGTAGCATCGATGCTACGTTGGAAGAGAGAGCATCCGGCCGAGGaatcctccctctcctgctcctcctcctgctcctgctcctgctcctcctcctcctcccgctcctcctcccgctccttctcccgctcctcctcctgctcctcctcctgctcctcctgctcctgagGGAGCGCTAACTGGCTTCTCTGGGCTTCCGTAGGAATCCATGTGACTGTTTCAGCGGAGCAGAAATCTTGGCTCAGGCTCAGGTGATCCGGCGCCAGGATTAGCGCCGCGTAGCCGCGTAGCGTGTgtcatgcgtgtgtgttggaACACGCCAAGTGGACTAATGTGTTCTGTTGGGTTCTGGCTCCATCTGGGATCCACAGAGACGCCCGAGGTCCGACACACACGtcttctgtctttgtctccacaCTCGCCTCGGGCCGACGCACAACAGCAGATGGATCCAAatgagacacgcacacgcacacacgcacacacgcacacacgcacgcacacgcacacacgcacacacacacacacacacacacgcgcacacacgcacgcacgcacgcacacacacacacacacacgcacgcacgcagctGCAGGCCAATCAGCTGTCGGCCTGCTGCCGCCTCGGTGAAGCTGAGAGATCGAGTCGTTTCCAGTCCGTCGGGCCGAGCCGTGACATCACAACGACAGAAGTCCAGAAGTTTATTACAGGCGTGAAGATCAATAAAATAACACAGaaaatattgattgattgattgattgtgtttAAAGCTGATCAATAGAAACATCATTTAACTTGGAGCTAAACGTCCTCAACGCAACAGGAAACGACCCaatgagactgtgtgtgtgtgtgcgtgtgtgcgtgcgtgcgtgtgtgcgtgtgtgtgtgtgtgtgtgtgtgtgtgtgtgcgtgcgtgcgtgtgcgtgagtgagtgagtgagtgagtgagtgagtgtgtgtgcgtgtgtgtgtgcgtgtgtgtgtgtgcgtgcgtgcgtgcgtgtgtgtgtgtgcgtgcgtgtgtgtgcgtgtgtgtgcgtgtgcgtgcgtgcgtgtgcgtgagtgagtgggtgcgtgtgtgtgtgtgattgtgtgtgtgagtgtgtgtgcgtgcgtgagtgagtgagtgagtgtgtgcgtgtgtgtgtgcgtgtgcgtgcgtgtgtgtgcgtgagtgagtgagtgagtgagtgagtgagtgtgtgtgtgtgcgtgtgcgagcgtgcgtgtgtgtgcgtgagtgagtgagtgagtgagtgagtaagtgagtgagtgagtgagtgagtgagtgtgtgcgtgtgtgagtgtgtgtgtgagtgtgtgtgtgtgcgtgagtgagtgagtgagtgagtgagtgagtgtgtgtgcgtgcgtgtgtgtgcgtgagtgagtgagtgagtgagtgagtgagtgtgtgtgtgtgtgtgtgtgtgtaactcaTCCCGACACACGGTGATTAAATGTCTCTAATTGGTGTTATTATGTCACGCTCCCTGGAAGCGTGTTCCGGTtcccagagagagaggaattaaACCGTAATGATCCGGGAGTGGGCGGACGGATCTGGAGTTCAGATTCCCTCTCAgagcgacctttgacccctgaaTTAACAGCCATCAATTGACAATGGAAGTGGAGGCGGAGTCAGTGATGACTCCAAACGTCACCGTGACGTTTGGAgccgcacacacgcacacacacagaggaggattAATTTTGGATTCGCCTCTGACTCGGCGCAGATGACATCATTCTGTGGGTGTGGCTCGAGTTGGCTAATGGTCGCTCTGTGTTTGTAGAAACGGCTTTAAAGTTATAAAATAAAACGCGGTGTCCGAGTTCCGTTCtaagttcttcttctgtggtccCCAGACTTGTTGGCGGTGCCCAAACATCCCTACGCCGCCATGGAGAACTGGGGGCTGAGCGTCTTCGTGGAGCAGAAGCTCCTATTGGACGCCGAGGTGTCGTCGTCGTCCTATCAGATGGAGCTGACGATGGTGGTCGTCCATGAAATCTGTCACCAGGTGGGCGGATTCAATCACGTCACGTGACTCAGGAGGCGTGTCCCTGACGTCTGGAGGAAAGCGTGTCATCTGACCGAGCTGTGGGTCGCTGTGCGTCACCCCCCCCTGTGGCCAAAACGAGTATTACATCATCATAAACCAAAACTCAGCTGGCATAAAAGAAAAGTTTATCCcaggtttgaaaaaaaaaatcaaaataggAAGAGTAAATTATGACGCGAGAACCGAAGTGTaaaagacggaggaggaggaggaggaggtgggggaggcCAGTTTAAATGATGCAGACAGACATAAGAGCGAGGGATGGAGAGAACGGACGCGACATCCGTTAAGAGAAAGCAAGAACGAACGGACAGAACAAGAACACGAATCTGCCTCtactgaggatgatgatgggaTGAAGGTCGCAAACCTGAAACAGACAGGAGAACAAAACGATGCGTTCAGGATCGTCAGGATTTACAGAACTATCGCCATCAAGCAGTCACATGATCgtttaatatttttatatatataatataaagatgtgtgtgtgtgtgtgtgtgtacttgtccTCCAGTGGTTTGGGGACCTGGTGACGCCAGTGTGGTGGGAGGACGTCTGGTTAAAGGAAGGCTTCGCTCATTTCTTCGAGTACGTCGGAACCGACTTCCTGTTCCCAAAATGGAACATGGTGAGTAAACGTGTGTAAACATAAACATCATCAGCTGATTTATCAACCAGCAGTAACCGGACAACATTCCCAGCCtcgtgaagaagaggaggtccTCCTTGGGAGCTCTcgtcctccttcatcctctgctcctcttcctcctcatcttcacaCGCGTGCCATCTGTTCAAGAGCGACTAAATCCCTTAAATCCATTCCTGCAGAGTTCTCTGATAGAAACAATGCAAAGAGGAGAACGACAAAGATGGAGTTTATCTGCAATGCAGGTTAATATTTAAGAAGTTGTTTGTtagtcagaaaaacaacaacaacaacaacacagcaggAGTAAGGAGGAAAAACAACCAGGAGGACAAtaaacaggaaggggaggagggggagagggagcaACATGGAGGCGAAGGATGGGGGGAGCCGGCTTTGAAGTTGAGCAGCTGTTCCTGAATGTagccacctccctccctcctgttgTTGGGGCGTTAGCCTGTTAGCCCGTTAGCCATTCCATCTGCTCTGTATGAACCAGATGGATGtgcgccaccccccccccccccccccatcactgtcTCAACATATTAGATAGcttcattagcatttagcttcaGGCATGTTAGAAACATTCCTTGTATCACAGATTTattcctttctgtgggttcaGGTTCAAACTAAGAATGAAAACTGACACCAACCACGCCTCCCAGGAAGTAGCCTTATCCCAGAAGCATCTTTCTTCTGTTCATTAAAATCTACTTTATTTCACGAGATGGGAATTTATTATAAACAAATCTAAGCTAACCTAACTAATTGTAAAAAACTTTTCCTGCGTGAGAAAGACGAACGTTTGCATTTCCAGGAGAAGCAGCGTTTCCTGACCGATGTCCTCCATGAGGTGATGCTATTGGATGGCCTAAGCTCCTCCCACCCCATCTCTCAGGAAGTGGAGCAGGCAACAGACATTGACAGAGTCTTTGACTGGATTGCCTACAAAAAAGtaagaatcagaatactttattaatcctagAGGGAAATTCCAATAACCTGGTCACCGCATGAAAACAGAACTAGCATGTAGGCTAACATGCTAGCTAGTACATAAACCACATCGGCTGGCTAATTGGAACATGGACTCTTGATTTACGGTGCACTTTTCATGTGGCACAGCTAACACGTTAGCTTGCTACATTTATGTGATTGATTTCCTTTGCTTATGATCGCTGCTCTTCCAATGCAATTGATTTGTGTCCCGTTAGCATGTGGCTGTTGGGTTATAATGCTAAACGcatctctgtctttctgcaggGGGCAGCACTGATCCGGATGCTGGCTAACGTAA
This portion of the Brachionichthys hirsutus isolate HB-005 chromosome 22, CSIRO-AGI_Bhir_v1, whole genome shotgun sequence genome encodes:
- the LOC137911111 gene encoding thyrotropin-releasing hormone-degrading ectoenzyme-like, whose amino-acid sequence is MRNSRSLSDQWAESVAVRPRTTERRITVHKRLMLAFALSILILIIVTAVAVALGVRSEECGGPTGEPRPRSGVGSKSNGSRGDEEAGQPWRSSRLPALVRPRHYDLQLAVHMDNFTFSGDVSIELEAGNATRVIVLHADRLEVNRVSVMAEGGAAGRGSSRPGGGAMRIHRHFPYPANQMYVVVLHRELKPTRVYRLNVSFDAAIEDELLGFYRSSYIEQGERRFLAVTQFSPTHARKAFPCFDEPAYKATFSLSLGHAPQYTALSNMPAHSSLSDEDGWTTDRFARTPRMSTYYLAWAVCNFTYRETQTAGGVTVRLFARPDAVSGGAGDYALHITKRLLEFYGDYFKVPYSLPKLDLLAVPKHPYAAMENWGLSVFVEQKLLLDAEVSSSSYQMELTMVVVHEICHQWFGDLVTPVWWEDVWLKEGFAHFFEYVGTDFLFPKWNMEKQRFLTDVLHEVMLLDGLSSSHPISQEVEQATDIDRVFDWIAYKKGAALIRMLANVMGKSLFQKGLNDYLLSHMYGNAARYDLWSKLSQAMRSEGRDVDVGRMMDGWTLQMGYPVVTISKSQSELPAHYITVSQDHFLYGQEVGNNNSLQWQVPLMVAVGNGSSIGLGSLIWVNNRTETHRIGQMDDTNWLLGNINQTGYFRVNYDLQNWKLLIQQLHTNHRIISVGNRAGLIDDAFNLARAGYLPQGLPLQLIGYLPEEASFLPWHAAGRTLYQLDKLLDRTDEYRLFSSYVLKQVASRYHQMGWPTNGPEENVLQTSYQKQELQRELIMLACSFGNKQCHRQAVAYISDWISSNKNRIPPNIRDIVYCTGVSLMDEDVWEFIWMKFHSSSAVSEKKILLEALTCSDNAFLLNRLLNLSLTSDLVPEQDVIDVIIHVSRNPQGRNLAWKYFREKWDVLNARYGEALFMNSRLIGGVTEFLTTEGELAELKEFTQSSGLGAEPALPRALEIVEGNVRWHRLHRRQFFQWLRKPPSQ